A genomic stretch from Halorhodospira halophila SL1 includes:
- the nifB gene encoding nitrogenase cofactor biosynthesis protein NifB produces the protein MDASGSTICDPEAGCPGVGGAGAPGDGLEHLPEALRAKVRDHPCYSERAHHHFARLHVAVAPGCNLSCNYCNRKYDCANESRPGVVSEVLTPEEAVAKTLAVAAEIPQLSVVGIAGPGDALANPRRTFETFERIREVAPQLRLCLSTNGLALPDYVDDLVALDVEHVTVTVNAIDPEIGAQIHPSILFEHRRRRGLEAARILLQRQLAGIEALAERGVLVKVNSVAIPGINHQHLPAVSRVVRQRGAFLHNVMPLISDPSHGTHFGQIGQRGPTDAELLGLRAACANDIAVMSHCQQCRADAAGMLGEDRGAEFSRARVAGLSLDPEAVRVRQEAAWQALDEQLREEEGTP, from the coding sequence ATGGACGCAAGCGGCTCCACCATCTGCGACCCGGAAGCCGGGTGTCCCGGTGTCGGTGGCGCGGGGGCACCCGGCGACGGGCTCGAGCACCTGCCCGAGGCGCTGCGCGCCAAGGTCCGGGACCACCCCTGCTACTCCGAGCGCGCCCACCACCACTTTGCGCGGCTGCACGTGGCCGTCGCCCCGGGTTGCAACCTCTCGTGCAACTACTGTAACCGCAAGTACGACTGCGCCAACGAGTCCCGCCCCGGGGTGGTCTCCGAGGTCCTCACCCCCGAGGAGGCGGTGGCCAAGACCCTGGCGGTGGCCGCGGAGATCCCGCAGCTGTCGGTGGTGGGCATCGCCGGCCCCGGCGACGCCCTGGCCAACCCGCGGCGTACCTTCGAGACCTTCGAGCGCATCCGCGAGGTCGCCCCGCAGCTGCGCCTGTGCCTGTCCACCAACGGCCTGGCGCTGCCCGACTACGTCGACGATCTGGTGGCCCTGGATGTGGAGCATGTCACCGTCACGGTCAACGCCATCGACCCGGAGATCGGTGCGCAGATCCACCCGTCGATCCTCTTCGAGCACCGCCGGCGGCGCGGCCTGGAGGCGGCCCGGATCCTGCTCCAGCGCCAGCTCGCCGGGATCGAGGCCCTGGCCGAGCGGGGGGTGCTGGTGAAGGTCAACTCGGTGGCTATCCCGGGGATCAATCACCAGCACCTGCCCGCCGTGTCGCGGGTGGTCCGGCAGCGCGGGGCGTTCCTGCACAACGTCATGCCGTTGATCTCCGATCCGAGTCACGGCACCCACTTCGGCCAGATCGGCCAGCGCGGCCCCACCGACGCGGAACTGCTCGGGCTGCGCGCCGCCTGCGCCAACGATATTGCGGTGATGAGCCACTGCCAGCAGTGCCGCGCTGATGCCGCCGGGATGCTCGGCGAGGACCGCGGCGCGGAGTTCAGCCGCGCCCGCGTGGCCGGGCTGTCCCTGGATCCGGAGGCGGTGCGCGTCCGCCAGGAGGCGGCCTGGCAGGCCCTGGATGAGCAGCTGCGGGAAGAGGAGGGCACCCCATGA
- the nifA gene encoding nif-specific transcriptional activator NifA produces MENPMPVGPRERARAELVEAQLEALYQVSRVLSRSLDLRDTLQAVLEVLHEHADMHSGMVALRDPVRRETIVRALHGQTPSNEVIYRPGEGIVGEILNQAEPLIVRRISAEPRFLDRLGLYDPDLPFIGVPINGPGEHDPPVGVLAAQPAADEGALLAERSRFMQMVANLVAQTVRLATEVEREQAAIVDERDRLRREVQESYGFENVIGRTPAIRRVFEQVRRVAQWSTTVLLRGESGTGKELLANAIHYNSPRADAPFVKLNCAALPDSLLESELFGHEKGAFTGAVQSRVGRFEQADGGTIFLDEMGEISPAFQAKLLRILQEGEFERVGSTRTRHVDVRVLAATNRDLEAAVAAGEFREDLYYRLNVMAITMPALRERLEDVPELARFLVGRIADVQQRALDISDDAIRTLMRYHWPGNVRELQNALERAAIMSEDGHIDHEALLLAGIPEDGSGPAGNGVLPAGPAAPDPNDPALDERERVIAALERTGWVQAKAARLLGMTPRQIAYRIKTLDIPVKSL; encoded by the coding sequence ATGGAAAACCCCATGCCCGTCGGCCCCCGCGAGCGCGCCCGGGCCGAACTGGTCGAGGCCCAGCTCGAAGCGCTCTACCAGGTCAGCCGCGTCCTCTCCCGCAGCCTCGACCTGCGCGATACGCTCCAGGCCGTGCTCGAAGTGCTCCACGAGCACGCCGACATGCACTCCGGGATGGTCGCCCTGCGCGACCCGGTGCGCCGCGAGACCATCGTCCGCGCGCTGCACGGTCAGACCCCCTCCAATGAGGTCATCTACCGTCCCGGCGAGGGGATCGTCGGCGAGATCCTCAACCAGGCCGAGCCGCTGATCGTCCGGCGCATCTCCGCAGAGCCTCGGTTCCTCGATCGGCTCGGCCTCTACGATCCGGATCTGCCGTTCATCGGCGTTCCCATCAACGGTCCCGGCGAACACGACCCGCCGGTGGGCGTGCTCGCCGCGCAGCCCGCCGCCGACGAGGGCGCGTTGCTGGCGGAGCGTTCGCGGTTCATGCAGATGGTCGCCAATCTGGTCGCCCAGACCGTGCGCCTGGCCACCGAGGTCGAGCGCGAGCAGGCGGCCATTGTCGATGAGCGCGATCGCCTGCGCCGGGAGGTGCAAGAGAGCTACGGCTTCGAGAACGTCATCGGCCGCACCCCGGCCATCCGCCGCGTCTTCGAACAGGTGCGCCGGGTCGCACAGTGGAGCACCACGGTGCTGCTGCGCGGCGAGTCCGGCACCGGCAAGGAGCTGCTGGCCAACGCCATCCACTACAACTCGCCGCGGGCCGACGCGCCCTTCGTCAAGCTCAACTGCGCGGCGCTGCCCGACAGCCTGCTCGAGAGCGAGCTCTTCGGCCACGAGAAGGGGGCGTTCACCGGCGCCGTGCAGAGCCGGGTGGGGCGTTTCGAGCAGGCCGACGGCGGCACCATCTTCCTCGACGAGATGGGCGAGATCTCGCCGGCCTTCCAGGCCAAGCTGCTGCGCATCCTCCAGGAGGGGGAGTTCGAGCGGGTGGGCAGCACCCGCACACGGCATGTGGATGTGCGCGTGCTCGCCGCCACCAACCGCGATCTGGAGGCGGCGGTCGCTGCCGGCGAGTTCCGCGAGGACCTCTACTACCGGCTCAACGTGATGGCCATCACCATGCCCGCGCTGCGCGAGCGGCTCGAGGATGTCCCGGAGCTGGCTCGCTTCCTGGTCGGACGCATCGCCGACGTTCAGCAGCGGGCGCTGGATATCTCCGACGACGCCATCCGTACGCTGATGCGCTACCACTGGCCGGGCAATGTCCGCGAGTTGCAGAACGCCCTGGAGCGGGCGGCGATCATGAGCGAGGACGGCCACATTGATCACGAGGCGCTGCTCCTCGCCGGCATCCCCGAAGACGGTTCGGGGCCCGCCGGCAATGGAGTCTTGCCTGCCGGGCCGGCGGCGCCGGATCCCAACGACCCGGCGCTGGATGAGCGCGAGCGGGTGATCGCCGCCCTTGAACGCACCGGCTGGGTGCAGGCCAAGGCGGCGCGCCTGCTGGGCATGACGCCGCGGCAGATCGCGTACCGGATCAAGACCCTGGATATCCCGGTGAAGAGCCTGTGA
- the rsxA gene encoding electron transport complex subunit RsxA — MTEYLLLLIGVALVNNVVLTQFLGLCPFMGVSNRLDTALGMGLATTFVLTLAAAAGWVIEHALLIPLGLEFLRILSFILVIAGTVQFTEMAVARVSPTLHQVLGVFLPLITTNCAVLGVALLNIQEAHTFAQSLVFGVGAALGFTLVLVLFAGLRERLATAAVPAAFAGAPIGFVVAGLLSLAFMGLTGLPEGG; from the coding sequence ATGACGGAATACCTGTTGCTGCTGATCGGCGTGGCCCTGGTGAACAACGTGGTGCTCACCCAGTTCCTGGGCCTGTGCCCGTTCATGGGCGTGTCGAATCGGCTGGATACCGCCCTGGGCATGGGGCTGGCCACCACCTTCGTGCTCACGCTGGCGGCGGCAGCCGGATGGGTGATCGAGCACGCCCTGCTCATCCCCCTGGGGCTGGAGTTCCTGCGCATCCTCAGCTTCATCCTGGTCATCGCCGGGACCGTGCAGTTCACCGAGATGGCCGTGGCCCGGGTCAGCCCCACCCTGCACCAGGTCCTGGGGGTGTTTTTGCCGCTGATCACTACCAATTGCGCCGTGCTCGGCGTCGCGCTGCTTAATATCCAGGAGGCGCACACCTTCGCCCAGAGCCTGGTCTTCGGTGTCGGCGCGGCGCTCGGTTTCACGCTGGTCCTGGTCCTCTTCGCCGGATTGCGGGAGCGGCTGGCCACGGCGGCGGTACCGGCGGCCTTCGCCGGTGCGCCCATCGGGTTCGTGGTCGCCGGGCTGCTGTCCCTGGCGTTCATGGGACTGACCGGACTGCCCGAGGGAGGGTGA
- a CDS encoding RnfABCDGE type electron transport complex subunit B, producing the protein MYAAMLVLTGMALLIGFLLAVAAQYLKPPPDETAEAVERVLPGTNCGQCGLPGCSIGAQAVAAGELPVNFCPPGGRAVAEEIARITGQPLVLDDGDDGIRRVARVTREDLCTGCLKCIKACPTDAVIGAPKQIHGVLPEACSGCAACIDVCATGALEMVPEPVTLANWRWPRPTEAYDHAA; encoded by the coding sequence ATGTATGCAGCGATGCTGGTACTGACCGGAATGGCGCTACTCATCGGGTTCCTGCTGGCCGTAGCGGCGCAGTACCTGAAGCCGCCGCCGGACGAGACCGCCGAGGCGGTCGAGCGGGTCCTGCCCGGCACCAACTGCGGGCAGTGCGGCCTGCCCGGCTGCAGCATCGGGGCCCAGGCCGTGGCCGCCGGGGAGCTACCGGTGAACTTCTGCCCGCCCGGCGGCCGAGCCGTGGCCGAGGAGATCGCCCGGATCACCGGTCAGCCCCTGGTCCTCGATGACGGCGACGACGGCATCCGCCGGGTGGCGCGGGTCACCCGGGAGGACCTGTGCACCGGGTGCCTCAAGTGCATCAAGGCCTGCCCGACCGACGCGGTGATCGGCGCCCCCAAGCAGATCCACGGGGTGCTGCCCGAGGCGTGCTCGGGGTGCGCGGCGTGCATCGACGTCTGCGCCACCGGGGCGCTGGAGATGGTCCCGGAGCCGGTGACGCTGGCCAACTGGCGCTGGCCGCGGCCGACGGAGGCGTACGACCATGCTGCTTAG
- the rsxC gene encoding electron transport complex subunit RsxC, whose protein sequence is MLLSKPKIIRGGVRTEPRKQPTAESPLEPLRARQRLYVSLAQHIGAPALPAVAPGEHVTKGQRIGTPEAGLSAAVHAPTSGRVVAVDRHPAPHPSGLTVPTVVLDPDGEEQWSETLPEPLTAPARQIDPATIAARVGEAGIVGMGGAAFPAAVKLGAGQPVATLILNGGECEPYLTCDDRLMRERAAGIIDGAQLMARALGAERTAIGVEDNKPEAIHALRRASDALGGPDVVPVPSLWPQGSEKHLIYTLTGREVPAGARAGDIGVVVHNVGTAYAVHRAARHGRPLISRPVTVGGGAVAEPGNFEAPLGLPLQALIEQAGGLREPPARVLAGGPMMGQVAPLEAAVAKGTNGVIALTATEIREAEGRPCIRCGRCVDACPMGLMPFDIANRAAAGDVDGAAATGLMDCLTCGSCAYVCPSARPLVQLFHYARGQLAEQATAKQRSELQRRMAEQRAERQRREQERKKAAAAARRKQRAQQKAASSETDPPAQEQPVDEEKETQT, encoded by the coding sequence ATGCTGCTTAGCAAGCCGAAGATCATTCGCGGCGGCGTGCGCACCGAGCCACGCAAACAGCCCACCGCGGAGTCCCCGCTGGAGCCCCTGCGGGCACGACAGCGACTCTATGTCTCGCTGGCCCAGCACATCGGCGCACCCGCCCTGCCAGCCGTGGCCCCGGGTGAACACGTCACCAAGGGCCAGCGGATCGGCACGCCGGAGGCCGGCCTGTCGGCGGCCGTCCACGCCCCGACCTCGGGCCGGGTGGTGGCCGTCGACCGCCACCCGGCGCCCCACCCCTCCGGGCTGACGGTACCCACCGTGGTCCTCGACCCCGACGGCGAGGAGCAGTGGAGCGAGACCCTGCCGGAGCCGCTGACCGCACCGGCCAGGCAGATCGACCCGGCGACGATCGCTGCCCGGGTGGGCGAGGCCGGCATCGTCGGGATGGGCGGTGCTGCCTTCCCGGCGGCGGTGAAGCTCGGCGCCGGGCAGCCGGTGGCCACGCTGATCCTCAACGGCGGCGAGTGCGAACCGTACCTGACCTGCGACGACCGACTGATGCGCGAGCGCGCCGCCGGGATCATCGACGGCGCCCAGCTGATGGCCCGCGCCCTGGGCGCCGAACGCACCGCCATCGGGGTCGAGGACAACAAGCCGGAGGCCATCCACGCCCTGCGCCGCGCCAGTGACGCCCTCGGTGGCCCCGACGTGGTGCCGGTCCCGAGCCTGTGGCCCCAGGGCTCGGAGAAGCACCTGATCTACACGCTGACCGGCCGCGAAGTCCCGGCCGGCGCACGGGCGGGGGACATCGGCGTGGTCGTCCACAACGTCGGCACGGCCTACGCCGTGCATCGCGCCGCCCGCCACGGCCGCCCGCTGATCAGCCGCCCGGTGACCGTCGGCGGCGGCGCCGTGGCCGAACCGGGGAACTTCGAGGCGCCCCTGGGCCTGCCCCTGCAGGCCCTGATTGAGCAAGCCGGCGGGCTCCGCGAGCCCCCGGCCCGGGTGCTTGCCGGCGGCCCGATGATGGGCCAGGTGGCACCGCTGGAGGCCGCCGTGGCCAAGGGCACCAACGGTGTCATCGCCCTGACCGCCACCGAGATCCGCGAGGCCGAGGGGCGCCCCTGCATCCGTTGCGGCCGCTGCGTCGATGCCTGCCCGATGGGATTGATGCCCTTTGACATCGCCAACCGCGCGGCCGCCGGCGATGTCGACGGCGCCGCAGCCACCGGCCTGATGGACTGCCTGACCTGCGGCTCCTGCGCCTACGTCTGCCCCTCGGCGCGGCCCCTGGTGCAACTCTTCCACTACGCCCGCGGCCAGCTCGCCGAACAGGCCACCGCCAAGCAGCGCAGCGAGCTGCAGCGGCGCATGGCCGAGCAGCGGGCAGAACGCCAGCGCCGCGAGCAGGAGCGCAAGAAAGCGGCCGCTGCGGCCCGGCGCAAACAGCGGGCCCAGCAGAAGGCCGCCAGCAGCGAGACCGACCCGCCGGCGCAGGAGCAGCCGGTCGATGAGGAGAAGGAGACGCAGACGTGA
- a CDS encoding RnfABCDGE type electron transport complex subunit D has product MSELVAGPHTRAPLSLPTLMRQVLLAAAPATAFGVWLYGWPALNLLLITLVTVLVAEAACLRAAGRPVRSGLGDSSALVAGWILAMSLPPWAPWWIGVIGGLLAVVLGKGVFGGTGQNLFNPAMVARVALLIAFPVEMTRWVEPAPLGSAVAPGFLESLGITFTGTADWDAVTGATTLDATRTAVTEGQSIETALPEAYQPALALLGYAPGSLAEGSALLLALGGVYLIYRRVIAWEIPAVMLATLAVLATVFHTLDPTRYADAGVHILAGSTLLAAFFIATDPTTSPTTTVGRAVFAAGCAVIVWVVRTYGGYPEATAFAVLLMNAFTPLIDHWIRPRVYGRTRLGAPLSTDREGP; this is encoded by the coding sequence GTGAGCGAACTGGTCGCCGGCCCCCACACCCGCGCCCCGCTGAGCCTGCCCACGCTGATGCGCCAGGTCCTCCTGGCCGCGGCTCCGGCCACCGCCTTCGGCGTGTGGCTCTACGGCTGGCCGGCCCTGAACCTGCTGCTCATCACCCTGGTCACCGTGCTGGTCGCCGAGGCGGCGTGCCTACGCGCCGCCGGGCGGCCCGTGCGCAGCGGCCTGGGCGACAGCTCGGCGCTGGTGGCCGGCTGGATCCTGGCCATGAGCCTGCCCCCGTGGGCGCCCTGGTGGATCGGGGTCATCGGTGGCCTGCTGGCCGTCGTCCTGGGCAAAGGGGTGTTCGGCGGCACCGGGCAGAACCTGTTCAACCCGGCCATGGTCGCCCGCGTGGCGCTGCTGATCGCCTTCCCGGTGGAGATGACCCGCTGGGTCGAGCCCGCCCCCCTGGGCTCCGCCGTGGCGCCCGGGTTTCTCGAATCCCTGGGGATCACCTTCACCGGCACCGCCGACTGGGATGCGGTCACCGGCGCCACCACCCTGGACGCCACCCGCACCGCCGTCACCGAAGGGCAGAGCATCGAGACCGCCCTGCCTGAGGCCTACCAGCCCGCCCTGGCCCTGCTCGGCTACGCCCCGGGGAGCCTGGCCGAAGGCTCGGCGCTGCTGCTCGCTCTCGGCGGGGTCTACTTGATCTACCGGCGGGTCATCGCCTGGGAGATCCCGGCGGTGATGCTCGCAACTCTGGCGGTGCTGGCCACCGTCTTCCACACCCTGGATCCCACGCGCTACGCCGATGCCGGCGTCCACATCCTGGCCGGTTCCACCCTGCTCGCCGCCTTCTTCATCGCCACCGACCCGACCACCTCACCGACCACCACCGTCGGCCGCGCGGTCTTCGCCGCCGGCTGTGCAGTGATCGTCTGGGTGGTGCGCACCTACGGCGGCTACCCCGAGGCCACCGCCTTCGCGGTGCTGCTGATGAACGCCTTCACGCCGCTGATCGACCACTGGATCCGCCCCCGGGTCTACGGCCGGACCCGGCTGGGCGCCCCGCTGAGCACGGACCGGGAGGGCCCATGA
- the rsxG gene encoding electron transport complex subunit RsxG: MSTPERPTYQQRTAYHVTLLGMVALISSTALVIADLQTREQIEAQRERQLGERIAQVTPVRTAADAPLERTVSVRHDGREHTAWQYLEDGEVAAVALESQAQGYGGTIRVIVGIDRDGEVLAARVTEHQETPGLGDDIEAERSDWIDAFEGRSLGNTAEDDWAVEKDGGEFDQFTGATITPRAVVAAVHTALLAFNAHQGRLLDPRAGQRTAEDATEEADDG; this comes from the coding sequence ATGAGCACACCGGAGCGCCCCACCTACCAACAGCGCACTGCCTACCACGTCACCCTGCTGGGCATGGTGGCCCTGATCAGCAGCACCGCCCTGGTCATTGCCGACCTGCAGACCCGCGAGCAGATCGAGGCGCAGCGCGAACGCCAGCTCGGCGAACGCATCGCCCAGGTGACGCCGGTGCGGACCGCCGCCGACGCGCCGCTGGAGCGCACGGTCTCGGTCCGCCACGACGGCCGTGAACACACCGCCTGGCAGTACCTGGAAGACGGCGAGGTGGCGGCGGTGGCCCTGGAGAGTCAGGCGCAGGGCTACGGCGGTACCATCCGGGTGATCGTCGGCATCGACCGCGACGGCGAGGTGCTGGCCGCCCGCGTCACCGAGCACCAGGAGACCCCGGGGCTCGGCGACGACATCGAGGCCGAACGCTCCGACTGGATCGACGCCTTCGAGGGCCGCTCGCTGGGCAACACCGCCGAGGACGACTGGGCGGTGGAGAAGGATGGCGGCGAGTTCGACCAGTTCACCGGCGCCACCATCACCCCGCGGGCGGTGGTCGCGGCGGTCCACACCGCCCTGCTCGCCTTCAACGCCCACCAGGGGCGATTGCTCGATCCGCGTGCCGGTCAACGCACCGCCGAGGACGCAACCGAGGAGGCCGACGATGGCTGA
- a CDS encoding electron transport complex subunit E, which produces MADTDAGLAGPAPAAEAGRWRRIAREGLWDNNVVFAQLLALCPLLAVTSTATNGLGLGLATLFVMVLSAVLVSTLRGLITDPVRIPVFILLIATLVTVVDLFMEAHLNPLYQALGLFIPLIVTNCAILARAEVFASRHPPAEAAFDGLMMGLGFTAILLVLGGVRELLGAGTLFDQAGLMLGDAFAFLEITVFPDYPGFLLMVLPPGGFIALGFLMAGKRLLDRRREAQTA; this is translated from the coding sequence ATGGCTGATACCGATGCCGGACTCGCTGGACCCGCCCCCGCCGCCGAGGCCGGCCGCTGGCGGCGCATCGCCCGCGAGGGTCTGTGGGACAACAACGTGGTCTTTGCACAGCTGCTGGCGCTCTGCCCGCTGCTGGCGGTGACCTCCACCGCCACCAACGGCCTCGGGCTGGGGCTGGCGACGCTGTTCGTGATGGTGCTCTCGGCGGTGCTGGTCTCCACCCTGCGCGGGCTAATCACCGACCCGGTGCGCATCCCGGTCTTCATCCTGCTCATCGCCACCCTGGTGACGGTGGTGGACCTGTTCATGGAGGCCCACCTCAACCCCCTCTACCAGGCGCTGGGGCTGTTCATCCCGCTGATCGTCACCAACTGCGCCATCCTCGCCCGGGCCGAGGTGTTCGCCTCGCGTCACCCGCCGGCCGAGGCGGCCTTCGACGGCCTGATGATGGGGCTGGGTTTCACCGCCATCCTGCTCGTCCTCGGCGGCGTGCGCGAATTGCTCGGCGCCGGCACCCTGTTCGACCAGGCCGGGTTGATGCTCGGCGACGCCTTCGCCTTCCTGGAGATCACCGTGTTCCCCGATTACCCCGGCTTCCTGCTCATGGTACTGCCGCCAGGGGGCTTTATCGCGTTAGGATTCCTGATGGCCGGCAAGCGGCTGCTGGATCGACGCCGGGAGGCACAGACGGCATGA
- a CDS encoding RnfH family protein: MSEHEPESKQDGPLEVSVAYVEAGEHFWRCFQVPAGTNAAQAVARSGLQQRFPHLDLSTLKLGVFAKPVKADRVLEDGDRVEVYRPITADPEALASDRDTEEAGS; encoded by the coding sequence ATGAGCGAGCACGAACCGGAGAGCAAGCAGGACGGCCCGCTGGAGGTCTCGGTGGCCTACGTCGAAGCCGGCGAACACTTCTGGCGGTGCTTCCAGGTGCCGGCGGGCACCAACGCCGCCCAGGCCGTGGCCCGCAGCGGCCTGCAGCAGCGCTTCCCCCACCTGGACCTGAGCACACTCAAGCTCGGCGTCTTCGCCAAGCCGGTGAAGGCGGACCGGGTTCTCGAGGACGGCGACCGGGTGGAGGTCTACCGGCCGATCACCGCGGACCCCGAGGCGCTGGCCAGCGACCGGGACACCGAGGAGGCCGGATCGTGA
- a CDS encoding SoxR reducing system RseC family protein: MSGCLEREAVVIETRGDQARVHADRPTACGACKARGACGAQLLDRHRGARGVWVRNAIGAREGEAVVVSVPTGALLGGALAVYLLPLAGLLGGALLADAGLGAGTPGTVASAAVGLVAGLLGARSLLQRRESATRQLSLRRPGPTAGA; encoded by the coding sequence GTGAGCGGCTGCCTGGAGCGCGAGGCGGTGGTCATCGAGACCCGCGGCGACCAGGCCCGGGTCCACGCCGACCGGCCGACCGCCTGCGGCGCCTGCAAGGCCCGGGGTGCCTGCGGGGCGCAATTGCTGGACCGCCACCGCGGGGCCCGCGGCGTCTGGGTGCGCAACGCCATCGGCGCCCGCGAGGGCGAGGCCGTGGTGGTCTCGGTCCCCACCGGCGCCCTGCTCGGCGGCGCCCTGGCCGTCTACCTGCTGCCGCTGGCCGGGCTGCTCGGCGGGGCGCTGCTCGCCGACGCCGGCCTGGGTGCGGGCACCCCGGGGACCGTCGCCAGCGCGGCGGTGGGGCTGGTGGCCGGGCTGCTCGGCGCCCGCAGCCTACTCCAGCGCCGTGAGAGCGCCACCAGACAGCTCAGCCTGCGCCGCCCCGGCCCCACCGCCGGCGCCTAG
- a CDS encoding outer membrane beta-barrel protein, which yields MDARHPPRLLRRRARPGLGPLWLLLALGLAPAQAVAEISRPHSYLQLAFAQVVFDSSLSVHPDGDEDEEAIDYRRAIGGHLRASWQSAVGGFLYFDYLGTDACVGDCLGGGDAEDTRAGLEHYAFGLGWHWEEVLAGTGLYATAARERRNVEKCEADEDDACRDDRRAGATVGIGVQRPLSDRWAVDAHYAYYLGMDDPDDAQERLLRIGNGRLTLSASVELVEDLFDGVIQYEESRNRSGRIGVRLRF from the coding sequence ATGGACGCACGCCACCCCCCGCGACTGCTGCGGCGTCGGGCCCGACCGGGCCTCGGGCCGCTATGGCTGCTCCTGGCCCTAGGGCTGGCGCCGGCCCAGGCCGTGGCTGAGATATCGCGGCCGCATAGCTACCTGCAGCTGGCCTTTGCCCAGGTCGTCTTCGACAGCTCCCTGAGCGTCCACCCGGACGGAGACGAGGACGAGGAGGCCATCGACTACCGCCGGGCCATTGGCGGCCATCTACGGGCCTCGTGGCAGTCCGCGGTGGGCGGCTTCCTCTACTTCGATTATCTGGGCACCGACGCCTGCGTCGGCGACTGCCTGGGGGGCGGGGACGCCGAAGATACCCGCGCCGGGCTGGAGCACTACGCCTTCGGTCTCGGCTGGCACTGGGAGGAGGTGTTGGCCGGGACGGGCCTCTACGCCACCGCGGCCCGCGAGCGCCGCAATGTCGAGAAGTGCGAAGCGGATGAAGACGACGCCTGCCGCGACGATCGGCGCGCCGGCGCCACCGTCGGGATCGGCGTGCAGCGGCCGCTCTCCGATCGCTGGGCGGTGGATGCCCACTACGCCTACTACCTGGGCATGGACGATCCCGACGACGCGCAGGAGCGGCTGCTGCGCATCGGCAACGGGCGGCTGACCCTCAGCGCCAGTGTCGAGCTGGTGGAGGATCTCTTCGACGGCGTCATCCAGTACGAGGAGTCGCGCAACCGCAGCGGGCGGATCGGCGTGCGGCTGCGCTTCTAG
- a CDS encoding DUF6175 family protein — protein sequence MNRNRVWGAATAATAAALAVGLVGCASSPLPESNQARLVESTSASEVMIRAQGIGSDVDAAEEDARLAAVWYALYGGDHPLLADAASRHAFAEHEEEIFADARSYIGWESDILGSRQEGGDRVVEKNVRVNIARLSDDLVARDVIEDSVDVMDRIGRPRIAVLPRDAEHADDTRPAIVRVSEYLQERGFDVEVPEADERVDEVIGQVAALEGHDDPMHQLALEVGSDVYITLDVDHSAREVGADTVRSAVVTAVAFYTATADQIGASSGHSPERDAGDYGVLAEEAASETANRVLNQIDNSWLDVVERGRPFKVVTTTDEGQAAEVGRELHRLFNDLCAEANRNAAGSASFDYTLRCHDQGDAVDLLYALQDGYEGPGELTRVLDSGGLLILEAGDGSVGGSGEIRID from the coding sequence ATGAACCGGAATCGAGTATGGGGCGCGGCGACCGCCGCTACGGCAGCTGCCCTGGCAGTGGGCCTGGTCGGCTGTGCCAGCAGCCCCCTGCCCGAGTCGAACCAGGCCCGTCTGGTGGAATCCACCTCCGCCTCGGAGGTCATGATCCGCGCCCAGGGGATTGGCAGCGATGTCGATGCCGCCGAGGAGGACGCTCGCCTGGCTGCGGTCTGGTATGCGCTGTACGGCGGGGATCATCCGCTGCTGGCGGATGCCGCCAGCCGCCACGCCTTCGCCGAGCATGAGGAAGAGATCTTCGCCGATGCCCGCTCCTACATCGGCTGGGAGAGCGATATCCTCGGCAGTCGGCAGGAGGGTGGCGACCGGGTGGTGGAGAAGAATGTGCGCGTGAACATTGCGCGGCTCTCCGACGATCTGGTGGCGCGGGACGTGATCGAAGACAGCGTCGATGTCATGGACCGGATCGGGCGGCCCCGCATCGCCGTTCTGCCGCGGGATGCCGAGCACGCCGACGATACGCGACCGGCGATAGTGCGCGTCTCCGAGTACCTGCAGGAGCGGGGTTTCGATGTGGAGGTGCCCGAGGCCGATGAGCGGGTCGACGAGGTGATCGGTCAGGTGGCGGCGCTGGAAGGCCACGACGATCCCATGCACCAGCTGGCCCTGGAGGTCGGCAGTGATGTCTACATCACGCTGGATGTCGATCACAGCGCCCGCGAGGTGGGGGCCGATACCGTGCGCAGCGCCGTTGTCACGGCGGTGGCGTTCTATACGGCCACGGCGGATCAGATCGGTGCCAGCAGTGGCCACTCCCCGGAGCGGGACGCCGGGGACTATGGGGTTCTGGCCGAGGAGGCGGCGAGCGAGACCGCCAACCGGGTCCTCAATCAAATCGACAACAGCTGGCTGGACGTCGTGGAGCGCGGCCGACCGTTCAAGGTCGTGACCACCACCGACGAGGGGCAGGCCGCGGAGGTGGGGCGCGAACTGCACCGGCTGTTCAACGATCTCTGCGCCGAAGCCAACCGCAACGCCGCCGGCAGCGCCAGCTTTGACTACACCCTGCGCTGCCACGACCAGGGGGACGCCGTGGATCTGCTCTACGCACTGCAGGATGGCTACGAGGGCCCCGGGGAGCTCACCCGTGTGCTCGACAGCGGCGGACTGCTGATCCTGGAGGCCGGCGACGGCTCGGTTGGCGGCAGCGGCGAGATCCGCATCGACTAA